The DNA window CACTCGACAGCAAGTGACGCATACGGGTACTATAATGTCTAATCGTCGTTTTTAATCAAGATCGATAAATCTAATTTATCGATCTGCAGGTATCGGAAGCATGGCTGATTTCAAGGCAATAGAGACCTTCATGTGGGTGGTCACGCTCGGCAGCTTCCGCGGGGCGGCCCAAAAGCTCAACACCACCCAGCCCGCGATCTCGCAGCGGATCGCGCAGCTCGAACGCGAGGTAGGTGTCCGGCTTTTGCAGCGCGACCGCCGCATGGTGCTTCCGACGCCGAGCGGGCGGCAGATGATGGTGTATGCCGAGAAGCTGATCGGGCTGCGCTCGGAAATGCTGGAGGTGATCGGCGATCGCTCGGCGATGCGCGGCGTGCTGCGGCTCGGCGTCGCCGAGACCATCGTGCACACCTGGCTTTCGCAACTGATCAAGCGCGTCAATCACGTCTATCCCAACCTTTCACTCGAAATCGAGGTCGACATTACCTCGAACCTGCAAAGCCGGCTGCTGGCGCAGGAAATCGAGCTGGCATTCCTGCTCGGACCGCTGACGGCGCCGACCATCAGCAACCGGGTGCTGTGCGACTATCCCGTGGACTTCCTTGCCAGTCCTTCGCTGGGCCTGGGCAAGCGAAGACTGACGGTGCACGATCTCGCGAAGTTTCCCATCATCACGTTTCCACGCAAGACCCAACCCTACGAAATCGTGAGCTCGCTGTTCAATCGCCCCGACTTGCCGCCGATGCGCCTGCACGCCAGCGCGTCACTGGCGACCGTCATTCACATGGCGATCGAGGGCCTTGGCATCGCCGTGATCCCGACCGCGATCGTCGAGAATGAGTTGGCCGACGAGCGGCTGCAATTGCTGTCGACCAACCTGCAAATACCATCGCTGACATTCTCGGCGAGCTGGCTCGCCTCCCCCGATACGGTCGCCATCGAGCGCGTGGCTGAACTTGCCGCGAAGCTTGCGCAAGGCAGCGTCATTGTTGACGCGCCGCAGCCGGCGCGTCATTGAAATGAACCTGCCTGTCGCCTGATTTCCGGAATGGCTCCATGACCCCAGTCGCATCCAATCTGCAGATCGATTCCGCCCGGCTTTGGGATACGATTCATGAAACGGCGAAATTCGGCGCGACGCCCAAGGGC is part of the Bradyrhizobium canariense genome and encodes:
- a CDS encoding LysR family transcriptional regulator — protein: MADFKAIETFMWVVTLGSFRGAAQKLNTTQPAISQRIAQLEREVGVRLLQRDRRMVLPTPSGRQMMVYAEKLIGLRSEMLEVIGDRSAMRGVLRLGVAETIVHTWLSQLIKRVNHVYPNLSLEIEVDITSNLQSRLLAQEIELAFLLGPLTAPTISNRVLCDYPVDFLASPSLGLGKRRLTVHDLAKFPIITFPRKTQPYEIVSSLFNRPDLPPMRLHASASLATVIHMAIEGLGIAVIPTAIVENELADERLQLLSTNLQIPSLTFSASWLASPDTVAIERVAELAAKLAQGSVIVDAPQPARH